A DNA window from Solanum lycopersicum chromosome 3, SLM_r2.1 contains the following coding sequences:
- the LOC101247296 gene encoding SUMO-conjugating enzyme SCE1 isoform X1: MSAGIARGRLAEERKAWRRNHPHGFVAKPETLPDGSVNLMVWHCSIPGKTGTDWEGGCYPVTIHFSEDYPSKPPKCKFPQGFFHPNVYPSGTVCLSILNEDSGWRPAITVKQILVGIQDLLDQPNPADPAQTEGYHLFIQSLLVFYIMGCCVASHGFKDVK, translated from the exons ATGTCTGCAGGAATCGCTCGTGGCCGTCTTGCTGAAGAACGCAAAGCTTGGCGCAGGAATCATCCCCAT GGGTTTGTGGCTAAACCGGAGACGCTTCCAGATGGGTCAGTGAACTTGATGGTGTGGCACTGCTCTATTCCTGGTAAAACAGGG ACGGATTGGGAAGGTGGTTGTTATCCAGTTACGATTCACTTCAGTGAAGATTATCCTAGCAAACCACCAAAGTGCAAATTCCCACAAGGTTTCTTCCATCCGAATGTGTATCCATCAGGAACAGTTTGCTTGTCGATCCTCAATGAAGACAGT GGTTGGAGACCAGCCATTACAGTGAAACAGATACTCGTTGGCATCCAAGACCTGTTAGATCAGCCAAACCCTGCTGATCCTGCTCAAACTGAAGGATATCATCTCTTTATTCAG AGCTTGTTGGTCTTTTACATCATGGGTTGTTGCGTAGCCAGTCACGGATTCAAAGATGTGAAATAG
- the LOC101247296 gene encoding SUMO-conjugating enzyme SCE1 isoform X2, which yields MSAGIARGRLAEERKAWRRNHPHGFVAKPETLPDGSVNLMVWHCSIPGKTGTDWEGGCYPVTIHFSEDYPSKPPKCKFPQGFFHPNVYPSGTVCLSILNEDSGWRPAITVKQILVGIQDLLDQPNPADPAQTEGYHLFIQDAIEYKKRVKLQAKQYPPLV from the exons ATGTCTGCAGGAATCGCTCGTGGCCGTCTTGCTGAAGAACGCAAAGCTTGGCGCAGGAATCATCCCCAT GGGTTTGTGGCTAAACCGGAGACGCTTCCAGATGGGTCAGTGAACTTGATGGTGTGGCACTGCTCTATTCCTGGTAAAACAGGG ACGGATTGGGAAGGTGGTTGTTATCCAGTTACGATTCACTTCAGTGAAGATTATCCTAGCAAACCACCAAAGTGCAAATTCCCACAAGGTTTCTTCCATCCGAATGTGTATCCATCAGGAACAGTTTGCTTGTCGATCCTCAATGAAGACAGT GGTTGGAGACCAGCCATTACAGTGAAACAGATACTCGTTGGCATCCAAGACCTGTTAGATCAGCCAAACCCTGCTGATCCTGCTCAAACTGAAGGATATCATCTCTTTATTCAG GATGCTATTGAGTACAAGAAACGGGTTAAGCTGCAGGCCAAGCAATATCCGCCTCTGGTGTAG
- the LOC101247588 gene encoding uncharacterized protein, producing MRFQLISVSSIFILNSRHHTYLHRNLSMATETLNSAINGEVVDDDLLCSDATTTSSIIEQEGGRHPVGLNCANGYLKGEARIERAWAHWKKLGEPKLIVAPMVDNSELPFRLLCRKHGAQAAYTPMLHSRIFSENEKYRSLEFTTCKEDHPLFVQFCANDPDTLLEAARRVEPYCDYVDINLGCPQRIARRGNYGAFLMDNLPLVKSLVEKLANNLDVPVSCKIRVFPNLQDTLSYAKMLEDAGCSLLAVHGRTRDEKDGKKFRANWEAIKAVRDVVRIPVLANGDIRHMDDVHNCLEKTGADGVLSAESLLENPALFAGYRTAQWGLSTAGIKEDGKLDQAQLVVDYLKLCERHPVPWRMIRSHVHKMLGEWFRIEPSVREDFNQQSQLTFEFLYGLVNRLRELGVSVPLYVKETQEEAASPNGDGA from the exons ATGAGATTCCAACTAATCTCCGTCAGCTCCATTTTCATCCTAAATTCTCGCCACCACACATACCTTCATAGAAACCTTTCCATGGCTACTGAAACCCTAAATTCCGCCATTAACGGCGAAGTCGTCGACGACGATCTTCTTTGCTCCGACGCCACCACCACTTCATCTATCATTGAACAAGAAGGAGGGAGGCATCCAGTCGGACTGAATTGTGCGAACGGTTACTTAAAGGGGGAAGCACGGATAGAGAGAGCTTGGGCTCATTGGAAGAAGTTAGGAGAGCCGAAACTTATTGTTGCTCCAATGGTTGACAACTCAGAGTTGCCTTTTCGTCTGCTGTGTCGAAAGCATGGTGCGCAAGCTGCTTATACACCTATGCTTCACTCCCGTATCTTCAGTGAAAATGAGAAGTATCGTTCTCTTGAATTTACTACCTGCAAG GAGGACCATCCACTTTTTGTTCAATTCTGTGCAAATGATCCAGACACTTTGCTAGAAGCAGCTCGAAGAGTAGAGCCATACTGCGACTATGTGGACATCAACTTGGG GTGTCCCCAGCGTATTGCAAGACGAGGGAATTATGGAGCATTCCTCATGGATAATCTTCCTCTTGTGAAGTCTCTGGTAGAAAAGTTGGCTAACAATCTTGATGTTCCTGTGTCATGCAAAATACGAGTTTTCCCTAATTTGCAAGATACACTTAGTTATGCAAAAATGTTGGAGGATGCTGGTTGTTCTCTTTTAGCAGTGCACGGCCGAACAAGGGATGAAAAAGACGGAAAGAAATTCAGAGCCAATTGGGAGGCCATCAAAGCTGTTAGAGACGTTGTTAGGATTCCTGTCCTTGCTAATGGTGATATACGGCACATGGATGATGTACATAACTGCTTGGAAAAGACTGGTGCCGATGGGGTACTTTCAGCGGAATCTCTTCTTGAAAATCCAGCTCTATTTGCAGGATATCGAACTGCTCAATGGGGATTGAGCACTGCAGGAATCAAAGAAGATGGTAAGCTAGACCAAGCTCAGTTAGTCGTAGATTATTTGAAGTTGTGTGAGAGACATCCAGTGCCATGGAGAATGATCCGTTCTCATGTGCACAAGATGCTGGGAGAGTGGTTTAGGATCGAGCCAAGCGTTAGAGAGGATTTCAACCAGCAATCCCAACTCACCTTCGAATTCCTTTATGGCTTGGTAAATCGATTAAGGGAACTTGGAGTGAGTGTACCACTTTATGTGAAGGAGACTCAAGAGGAAGCTGCATCTCCAAATGGAGACGGGGCATAA